A stretch of Aureispira sp. CCB-E DNA encodes these proteins:
- a CDS encoding tetratricopeptide repeat protein, translating to MDKIQLIEALETAVINYQYDTFETLSKQAVSEYPNEAFGYYYLAKSLLLESIPRYDEAEVCLAKALEFEPNNLDYLLQFGQLKQLLGRFDDAQIIWGKILKRDPKNPTALIAKASFLITQYQEYQQGLELINQAILVQPEELSAYLYRADALSGLGQHEAALIDIDLFLASQQEFSEVGVLSKINILKELGRVEATFPLYEQIIENAPNNHMHQFNYGQSLLDQNKFAQAVEHLTLATALVEEKHAMFYRVLGQACLYALQLEDALVALQTCIELAPEETEAFLMLIETKIELAQFEEALTDVVTLLKKAGDDKSLTDRATLLKGAALLGLKKYQEAEATYTTLAKTKGLRQKDALYGLGTVFYEQGDPNKAYRFMKAAKVGHHDLAQEYINAYLQEFVEEMKERSLKANENEFSKNEASPVLQQLFGKLWKFSDLKSKKLEDWPEEQVQNVKNTLSAFSMVLTEKGAILVSDNKEELLTYRIKKEATTGALVEFLPLDNFPSFVAKLKLDADGFSFSKEENEVLFLQAQDLSNVPSQLAENYKKHLQKESVAYLGAKAQPILAKLL from the coding sequence ATGGATAAAATTCAACTCATAGAAGCCTTAGAAACGGCTGTAATAAATTATCAATACGACACCTTCGAAACGCTTTCCAAACAGGCTGTTTCTGAATATCCTAATGAAGCTTTTGGTTATTATTATTTGGCCAAATCCCTTTTACTAGAGTCTATTCCTCGTTATGATGAAGCAGAAGTTTGTTTGGCAAAAGCATTAGAATTTGAACCGAATAATCTGGACTATCTACTTCAATTTGGTCAATTAAAACAGCTTTTAGGACGCTTTGATGATGCTCAAATAATTTGGGGTAAAATCTTGAAACGCGACCCCAAAAATCCAACCGCTTTAATTGCTAAAGCCAGTTTCTTAATTACACAATACCAAGAATACCAACAAGGTTTGGAGCTAATCAATCAAGCTATTTTGGTGCAACCAGAAGAATTATCCGCTTACTTATACCGAGCTGACGCATTGAGTGGACTAGGGCAGCACGAAGCAGCATTAATTGATATTGATTTATTTTTGGCATCTCAACAAGAATTTAGTGAAGTAGGGGTTTTATCCAAAATTAATATTCTAAAAGAATTAGGTCGTGTCGAAGCTACATTTCCGTTGTACGAGCAAATTATAGAAAATGCTCCTAATAATCACATGCATCAATTCAACTATGGGCAAAGTTTATTGGATCAAAATAAGTTTGCCCAAGCTGTAGAACATTTAACATTAGCAACAGCATTAGTAGAAGAAAAACACGCTATGTTTTATAGAGTGTTGGGACAAGCCTGCTTATACGCCCTTCAACTAGAAGATGCGTTGGTGGCTCTACAAACTTGTATCGAATTAGCCCCAGAAGAAACGGAAGCTTTCTTAATGCTTATTGAAACAAAAATTGAACTAGCTCAATTTGAAGAAGCCCTAACAGACGTGGTAACCTTGCTAAAAAAGGCAGGTGATGACAAAAGCTTAACAGACCGAGCAACTTTGCTAAAAGGGGCTGCATTACTAGGATTAAAAAAATATCAAGAAGCCGAAGCCACTTATACTACTCTTGCCAAAACAAAGGGCTTACGCCAAAAAGATGCACTTTATGGCTTGGGTACTGTTTTCTATGAACAAGGAGACCCTAATAAGGCCTATCGTTTTATGAAAGCAGCTAAAGTTGGGCATCATGATTTGGCACAGGAATATATCAATGCTTATTTGCAGGAGTTCGTTGAAGAAATGAAGGAACGTTCGTTAAAAGCGAATGAAAATGAATTTTCTAAAAATGAAGCTTCGCCTGTCCTTCAACAATTATTTGGCAAGTTGTGGAAATTTTCAGATTTAAAAAGTAAAAAGTTAGAAGATTGGCCCGAAGAGCAAGTACAAAATGTCAAGAATACATTATCTGCATTTTCTATGGTCTTGACAGAGAAAGGGGCAATTTTAGTTTCTGACAACAAAGAGGAATTGTTAACTTATAGAATAAAAAAAGAAGCTACAACAGGTGCTTTAGTTGAGTTCTTGCCCTTAGATAATTTCCCTAGTTTTGTCGCAAAACTTAAGCTAGATGCAGATGGATTTAGCTTTAGCAAAGAGGAAAATGAAGTGCTATTTTTGCAAGCACAGGATTTAAGCAATGTCCCCTCTCAGTTGGCGGAAAACTATAAAAAGCATTTGCAAAAAGAGTCTGTAGCTTATTTGGGAGCAAAAGCCCAACCTATTCTTGCCAAACTATTGTAA